In Bacillus sp. KH172YL63, one genomic interval encodes:
- a CDS encoding sensor histidine kinase has translation MTIIQKKILTLTSLVMIIMSAIWLALTYYNYRTHEQYNEILNRYLDMNEASRTSQQVVTDLNNYMVDTNHDTLQKLENSKEQLIEAKTGIYSLRNVDNDFTLTNYLHLIDSLVETTDRFILFQKERDAEASAQEFAEANRISSYISEMTLNLIDKELTTYNGMYRGIMEQSAEVIKLGIWVLLLITCILLVGSYWFSLGITRPVFQLTKAANELSKGNFSRQVRVEGSGEIAFLAKTFDRMRININNLILEMKQKATLERELQESKLLLQESQFRSLQSQINPHFLFNTLNTLSKKAYLEGSEETSDLLVSVAGILRYNLKRQNRSVTLRDEILVLEQYIHIQKARFTDRLQLHTDIDETCLDARIPALTLQPIIENAVIHAVEPKEDGGTILFRVYEEDSYICIEIQDDGAGMPQEKIREILHEEVSREGHSTGIGFSNVVKRLQLFYGYEDVLRIQSKVGEGTNIMLRITREGAERYDQASNSG, from the coding sequence ATGACGATCATCCAGAAAAAGATCCTTACCTTGACATCGCTGGTCATGATCATCATGTCAGCGATATGGCTTGCGCTTACCTATTATAATTACCGGACTCACGAACAGTATAATGAGATTCTGAATCGCTACCTTGATATGAATGAAGCATCCAGGACGAGTCAGCAGGTTGTGACCGACTTGAATAATTATATGGTGGACACCAATCATGATACGCTTCAAAAACTGGAAAATAGCAAGGAACAGCTGATAGAGGCGAAAACAGGAATCTATTCTTTAAGGAATGTGGACAATGACTTTACGTTGACCAACTATCTTCATTTGATTGACAGCCTCGTGGAAACGACGGACCGCTTCATACTTTTTCAGAAAGAGCGGGATGCTGAAGCCTCGGCGCAAGAGTTTGCCGAAGCGAACCGGATCTCGAGCTATATTTCTGAAATGACATTGAACCTCATCGATAAAGAATTGACGACGTATAACGGGATGTACAGGGGAATCATGGAACAATCGGCGGAAGTCATCAAGCTTGGCATCTGGGTTCTCCTTCTCATCACGTGCATCCTCCTCGTGGGCTCTTATTGGTTCTCACTGGGTATCACTCGCCCGGTCTTTCAGCTGACGAAGGCGGCAAATGAATTGTCCAAGGGGAATTTCAGCCGGCAGGTGAGGGTCGAAGGAAGCGGTGAAATTGCCTTCTTAGCCAAAACTTTCGACCGGATGCGGATCAACATTAATAATCTTATTCTGGAAATGAAACAGAAGGCAACATTGGAGAGGGAACTGCAGGAAAGCAAGCTTCTGTTGCAGGAAAGTCAGTTTCGCAGCCTTCAAAGTCAGATCAATCCCCATTTTCTATTTAATACACTGAACACACTCTCAAAGAAAGCATATCTGGAAGGGTCGGAAGAAACGAGCGATCTTCTTGTAAGCGTGGCAGGCATTCTTCGATATAACCTGAAACGCCAGAACCGTTCCGTTACTTTACGGGATGAAATACTGGTGCTCGAGCAATACATTCATATACAGAAAGCACGTTTTACCGACCGTCTTCAGCTCCATACGGATATTGATGAGACTTGCCTCGATGCAAGGATACCGGCATTGACACTGCAGCCAATCATTGAAAATGCCGTCATCCATGCAGTCGAACCGAAAGAGGATGGAGGGACGATTCTGTTTCGGGTATATGAAGAAGATTCGTACATCTGTATTGAAATCCAGGATGATGGAGCCGGAATGCCCCAGGAAAAAATTCGGGAAATCCTCCATGAAGAAGTATCCCGGGAAGGACATTCCACTGGGATCGGGTTCAGCAATGTAGTGAAAAGGCTTCAATTATTTTATGGATATGAAGATGTACTCCGGATTCAAAGTAAAGTAGGAGAAGGGACCAATATTATGTTGAGGATCACAAGGGAAGGAGCGGAAAGATATGATCAAGCTTCTAATAGTGGATGA
- a CDS encoding response regulator gives MIKLLIVDDEQLERDGVKAILERNFPDLILYQAKNGNMAVDLAREHAPELILMDIKMPGMDGLQTMEQIQREQRDTQFIMVTAYDTFDYMKAAIKLGARDYILKPSKASEIVQTIGRVIEDIEKEREQLEKELRLKDKWQKAQMLMETDVVTQLLFDHVHEVHVDMLMDMMDFRASHHMFVMVISIPEAGENHYSSIRQRVMKDGWTGALYGRQLPIIVFRKPGVTYRSQATTLARELLSIGMGSGQAWTIGIGKVYDSMDMVRQSYEEALLATAEAGLGHTYTFFDHHSNASGKRHEEMMDRKDIMEKIRTGKWDEVLSQMKAAFTLMEKERTPAYIQQRTQEVLWRISWTLSECGVETEAPLFYIQPGDTRRLWLETERLFTRMKEAYINRFTHVESDTFHLIKQFIKEHSHEDISLESLAQKVNLSPIYISKMFKEKQGINYIDFLTECRMEKAKVLMTDMEKSIKEITFEVGYHDPNYFSKVFKKVTLLSPKEYRKNLLGSHA, from the coding sequence ATGATCAAGCTTCTAATAGTGGATGATGAACAACTGGAAAGGGATGGGGTGAAGGCGATCCTTGAAAGGAATTTTCCCGACCTCATCCTCTACCAGGCAAAGAATGGGAATATGGCTGTAGATTTGGCGAGGGAGCATGCCCCGGAGTTGATCCTGATGGATATCAAAATGCCGGGTATGGATGGACTTCAAACAATGGAACAGATTCAAAGAGAGCAAAGGGATACTCAGTTCATCATGGTGACAGCCTACGATACATTCGATTACATGAAAGCCGCGATCAAGCTTGGGGCACGAGACTATATATTAAAGCCGAGCAAGGCTTCCGAAATCGTCCAGACAATCGGAAGGGTGATTGAAGATATTGAAAAAGAGCGTGAGCAGTTGGAGAAAGAACTCCGGCTAAAAGATAAATGGCAGAAAGCTCAGATGCTGATGGAGACCGATGTGGTTACGCAATTATTGTTCGATCACGTACATGAGGTTCATGTCGATATGCTGATGGACATGATGGACTTCCGTGCTTCACATCACATGTTCGTCATGGTGATCTCCATCCCTGAAGCAGGTGAGAACCATTACTCATCCATCAGGCAGAGAGTCATGAAGGATGGATGGACTGGGGCACTGTACGGAAGGCAGCTTCCGATCATTGTATTCAGGAAACCGGGTGTCACCTATCGAAGCCAGGCAACCACCCTTGCAAGGGAGCTGCTCTCGATCGGTATGGGGAGCGGGCAGGCATGGACCATCGGAATCGGTAAAGTGTACGACTCTATGGACATGGTGCGTCAATCTTACGAGGAAGCGCTGCTGGCTACTGCCGAAGCCGGTTTGGGACATACATACACATTCTTTGATCACCACTCGAACGCTTCTGGTAAACGGCATGAAGAAATGATGGACCGAAAAGACATAATGGAAAAAATCAGAACCGGAAAATGGGACGAGGTCCTTTCCCAGATGAAAGCGGCATTCACACTGATGGAGAAAGAACGGACGCCGGCATACATCCAGCAGCGGACACAAGAGGTGCTCTGGAGGATATCCTGGACGTTGAGTGAATGCGGGGTGGAGACAGAGGCGCCCCTATTCTACATACAGCCCGGTGATACGCGGAGGCTTTGGCTGGAAACGGAACGGCTCTTTACCCGGATGAAGGAAGCCTATATTAATCGATTCACACATGTCGAGAGCGATACGTTCCATCTTATCAAGCAATTCATCAAAGAGCATTCCCATGAAGACATCTCATTGGAATCCCTCGCTCAAAAAGTAAATTTAAGCCCTATTTACATCAGTAAAATGTTTAAAGAAAAACAAGGGATCAATTACATCGATTTCCTGACTGAGTGCCGGATGGAGAAGGCGAAGGTTTTGATGACGGATATGGAGAAAAGCATCAAGGAAATCACCTTTGAAGTCGGCTATCATGACCCGAATTACTTCAGCAAGGTCTTTAAGAAAGTCACACTCCTTTCTCCGAAAGAGTATCGAAAGAATTTACTTGGATCACATGCATAA